AGCGCCTCGAATTGTTCTACCTCGGCGCGGTAACTGCGCGACAATGTGACCTCGGCACTGATGTCTTCGATCAGGAATGCGGTTGTTCCGTCAGGATGCTGGCGGCTTTGTACGGTATAGGTCCGCCCATCTTCCAGCGACCATGTCTCGTGATATTGTCCGTCTGATGCAGCGGCGATGACATCGGTAATGTCCTGTCGCCATGACCGGTAGTTTTTCGGCTCCGGCATCCGGCGGTTTTCGCGCAGCGCATCAAAGAAACCCAACATCGTCGGGTGTGTCGCAAGAAAACTGGCCTGTAACCCGGAGAGGTCAACCAAGGCCGGATTAAAAATGCCCAGTTGACCGCGGTTGTCGAAAATGGCCAGGCCAATAGGAAGATGCGCAAAGGTTTTGGCAAGGGTTTGGACAAAGCTGCGCTGCGCCTCTTCTGCCCGGACCAAAGCAGTAACCGGGGTGGCGTGATGGATTCCGCCCCGCGCCACCGCATGGGTCTCAACCTCAAACCACTCATTTTCATCACCTGACCCCATCAGCAAGCATCGTTGCTTCTGTTTGGTTGGATCCAGTGCAAATAAGGTGTCATTCTGAGCCGCCCCAATATCGCTGACGAGCCTGTTATAGGCGTCGTTTTTCCAGACCAGCCTGCCCTGTTCATCGGTTTCCCAAGCGGGATGTGGCATGGTCCTGATGCAATGTTCCGATGGCCCCGCATCTTGCGTCATGCGACCCGATGCACGGTCATCATCCACGGGTTCATATATGTGAACCCAACACAGCCCATCACGCCAGTTCATCTCAATTTCGGACCTGTCGCCTATGTCTTTTGGACGGATGCTTATGCTGCCGGCTGCACCGGATTCGGGAAGCCCCGGAAAATCGGGAAACCGCTCTATCAGAATATCGCGCAGATCGTCCCAAACATGCGTGCCGGGGGCAAAAGCAAAGTGTTTCAGCGCATCGGTATTGCCATGATGCAAGATGCCGTCATCAAATAAGAGCGCCAGGTGTTCCGATGATACATCAGGCAGGCAGGGCGCGGAGGAAGGTGGTGAAATTAGGAAAGACCGCGCGATCAATGCGGTGGTCGCGGCAATGGTCGTGACAAAAATGAGCTCGGAAACAGCCAACATTTGCGTGCCTCATTGCGGCGGAACGCCAACCTTAACCTTATGCTCTTCTTGGTTAATTATTGATTAACCTAATGGATGACTACCATTCCTGTACAAACGGATCATTCGTTTAGGTTTTCCCGGTTGGGGCAGGCCACCTTACGGCGTTATTTTCTGGTTCAGCCCCATCGGCTCCGCCTCGCTTTGAGGTGCCGTTTCCAATTTGGCACGTGGCCAGAACACTTCTACAACGGCACCTTTTTTGGTCGCCTCGGAGGTTCTGTCACCTCCATTGGCGAACCTTAGTGTGGCACCGGACCGTTCTAACAGGGTTTTGGCGATGAACAGGCCCAATCCCATTCCTTCATATTCTGGACGGGCGCTGGAGACACGCGACCGCGACCTGTCCCGCATAAACGGATCGCCAATACGCCCCAGAATCTGCGCCGGAAACCCGGTTCCATCATCCATGATGCGAATTGAAATACTGGTTTCGGACCAATTGGTTTCAACCCAAACTGTGCTGCCGGCGAAATCAACTGCGTTCTGGATCAGGTTGCGCAGCCCGTGGATGATCTCTGGCTGGCGGGGGATTGTGGGCTGGTTTCTGCGCTGTCTGTCTTCGGGCAGCTGGGTCAGGATTACCTTTTTGCCCCGGTCCATATGTGGCTCTGCTGATTCAAGCACCACGGCCTCAAGTGGGGCATGGTGCATGTGCAAATCATCCTTACCGGCCCGGCCCATATTGCGCAGGATGTCGCGGCACCGGTCAGCCTGATCCCGGATCAAAGCAGCATCTTCGGCCAGTTCCGGGGTGTCTTTCAGATCGTTCAAAAGTTCGGTCGAGGTCAGTTTGATCGTCGCCAGAGGTGTGCCCAGCTCATGCGCGGCGGCGGCGACAACACCGCCCAGATCGGTCAGTTTCTGTTCACGGGCCAATGCCATCTGGGTGGCGGCCAAAGCGTCGCCCATCGAATGCACTTCGGTGGTGACCCGGCGTGAATAAGCACTAGTGAAAACGATGGCGATGACCAATGCGGTCCATTGGCCAAAGATAAACAGACGCGGAATGCGTAGGATGTCACCGTCCAGCGTCGTCAGTGGCAAATGAAACATCGACAACAGTGTCACCAGCACAATTGCGGTTGTGCATAATACCAGTGTGGAACGCAGGCTGAGCGCAGTTGCGGAAATGGTTACGGGCCCAAGCAACAGCAAGGCGAAAGGGTTGTTCAGCCCGCCAGTCAGGAACAACAGAAATGCAATTTGTAGCAGATCAAATGTGATCATCCACAGGTTTTCAAATTCTGACAGGCGTTTGTTTTCAGGGAATATGAATGTGGCGACGAGGTTGGCAATTACCGATGCCCCAACGGCCAGATAACACAGCCCCAGTTCCAGCTGAATGCCATAGATCAGCTGGGCAACGTTGATCGCAATCAACTGACCTGCAATGGCAACCCAGCGCAGCACGATCATTGTGCGCAACCGTATCCAGTTCGCGCGGGTCCTGCCTGTCAGGGGGCGGATTGTTGCCTGCGTCATCTGCGCACCTTTTGTTTATTCGCCGTTGCGTCTGGGATTTTGTAGCGTAGGTCTGCACCAAAGGACGATCAAGAGCGCCAATTGGCACAGGAGGCCGAGATGAACCGTACCATTACATTATCCGCAGTTGGCGTTGCCGCCGCGTTCCTGTTGGGAACGATTTGGATAACGTCACAAAATACCGGCGGCGACAAGTTTGCACAGTGCCGCGACTCAGCGGTTGCCGGTGATCTGGGCGGGCCATTCGAGCTGGTCAATGCAGAGGGTAAGACGGTGACCGATGCCGAGGTGCTAACCGAACCTTCGCTGATCTATTTTGGCTATACCTTCTGCCCTGATGTTTGTCCGATGGATGTGGATCGCAACGCCTCTGCCATCGAAATATTGGAGGAGCGCGGCAAGGTGGTAACACCGGTTTTCATCACCATTGATCCGGCCCGTGATACGCCACAAGTCGTTGGTGAATTTGCCGAAGTGATGCATCCGCGCATGGTTGGTCTGACGGGTACATCAGAACAGATCAAGGCAGCCAGCCAAGCTTATAAGACCTATTACAAAGCGCATCCTGCGGTGGATGACGAATACCTTGTTGATCATTCCACTTTTAGCTATCTCGTTCTACCTGAAGAGGGTTTTGTACAATACTTCCGACGCGAAACCCCGCCGGAAGCAATGGCCGAACAGATTGGGTGCTTTTTGGATAAAAGCACGTAGGGGGGCTTCTTAAATTGACGGATTTGCGCCAAGGTCCATATGGTATCGCAAGTGAAACGGACTTGAGCGCAAGGAAGTGAACATGGACCAGATTGATATCGGACCTGACAAAACGCTGCTGCTGGTGGATGATGACGAACCCTTCCTGCGCCGCCTTGCCAAGGCCATGGAAAAACGTGGTTTTGAGGTCGAGACAGCTGACAGTGTTGCGGGTGGCCGGGCCATTGCAACGGCCCGCCCGCCGGCCTTTGCGGTGATTGACCTGCGCCTTGGTGATGGCAATGGATTGGATGTGGTTGAGGTGCTGCGCGAGCGGCGGGCGGATGCACGTGTGGTTGTGCTGACCGGCTATGGCGCGATTGCAACGGCGGTGGCTGCGGTCAAGATTGGCGCTACGGATTACCTGTCTAAACCGGCGGATGCCAATGACATCACCAATGCGCTGCTCGCGACTGGCGACGACATGCCGCCACCCCCTGAAAACCCGATGAGTGCGGACCGCGTGCGCTGGGAACACATTCAGCGGGTCTATGAATTATGTGATCGCAATGTATCGGAAACCGCGCGTCGGTTGAGCATGCATCGACGGACATTGCAGCGGATATTGGCGAAACGGTCACCGCGCTGAAACAGCGCCAAAAAAGGGGGTGCCATGCGCGCACCCCCTGTACACCCCCCATGCACCGGGCGGTGCATCGCTTATCAGCTATAGATCGTAACGCTTGAGGCGCTTGTCGACGAGATCGCCATTGGCCATCTCAAACCCTTCGATCACGCCATAATCCTGAAATCCGCGGCTTTGGTAATAAATCAACCCGCCCTCGTTATCGGCGCGAATGTTGGCGTTGATCCAGATATAACCCAAAGCCTTGGCGGCTTGTTTGGTCGCCTCGAACAGGGCCGATCCGATGCCCAGCCCGGTTTGTCCGATTTGCACGAAGGTTGCGATATCAACGGCGCCCTGCGGCAGATCGTCTTTTGGATTGATCCATTGGAAGCCGACAATGTTCTCCTTGGCATCGACGGCAACATGCCATGCGCTGCGCTCTGGCGCGAATGCCATCCGTTCGATCAGATCCGCACCTGTCACTGGCCGCGTCAACGCGGTGGTGCCGCCCTCTGCGATAATCTCGTTCAGCAGATCTGCCATATTGGCGGCATCGAAGTTGACGGCCCGTCTTACTTTGATCATGTCATGTCCTTTAACAAAGCGTGATGCCGATCTGTGAAGGCATTGCGTGTCTCGACGGGTGGGCGCAGCATGATCGACAGCCCGTCCATCAGGGTGGAATCCGGGGTGCCAAAGAATTTGGATGCCTCGGTTTCAGAGAAACCGGCAATCTGCACCGCTTCCATCCAGGCGCTGACCTTATCGGCCTTTTTAATCTGTTTCTTGACCGAAACCGGAATGCTGGCGGGCAGGCCAAAGCGCAGGTGAATGGCCGCAGTCAGCCGGTCATCCAATGCACCATATCCGGGGCCAACGGCAGCTTTCACCGGCGAGATCATATCGCCGATCACATATTCAGGCGCATCATGCAGCAAGGCGGCCAAGCGCCATTTTGTAGGGGCCTTGGGGTTGATGCGGCCAAAGATCGTTTCGACCAGCAGCGAATGTTCGGCGACGGAATAGGCATAGTCCCCGTTGGTCTGCCCGTTCCAACGCGCAACAAAGGCCAGACCATGTGCGATGTCTTCGATTTCGATATCCACTGGCGTGGGGTCCAGCAGGTCCAGCCTGCGCCCTGATAACATCCGCTGCCATGCTCTGGGTTGTTGCGCCATGCGGCCTGCCCCTACGTCATTAGAATTATTGGAACTATTCTTTGCTTGCCATGTTTTTCTCATGAAGGAGAGACCGATGAAACTGTTTATTTCGACCCTTACACTTGTTCTGGGGACAACGATTGCAACCTCTGCCGCTGCTGATGAGCCGGTATGCATGGCGACAGGCGAGATGAAAGCAGCGCTGACCGATTGGTATGGCGAAACACCGGTTGAGCCGAAGTCGGATGCGCGCGAACAGCTGTGGGTTTCAAAGGAAACCGGCACCTGGACGATGATCAAAAGCTTTTCCGATGGTAACACCTGTGTGGTTGCACAGGGCGACGATTGGATGATGGGCACGAATGAGGATCAGCTTTTGGCTGAACTGCGGGATTAACCGCTTACAGGGGCGTGATATCTGATCTGTTGAGAGATTGCGCCAAAACTGTTAGGCGGCGGTCAAACAACTTTGACCGAGGTGCCCAAATGGCAGACGACTATATCGTGAAAGACATCAGCCTTGCAGCTTACGGGCGCAAGGAACTGGATATCGCAGAAACAGAAATGCCGGGCCTGATGGCGCTGCGCACTGAATACGGCGAGAGCAAACCGTTGAAAGGTGCGCGTATTGTCGGATCACTGCACATGACGATCCAGACTGCGGTATTGATTGAAACGCTGGTTGAGCTGGGTGCCGATGTGCGCTGGGCCTCCTGCAACATCTTTTCGACGCAGGACCACGCAGCGGCGGCGATTGCCGAAGGTGGCACACCTGTTTTTGCGATCAAAGGCCAGAGCCTGACAGAGCATTGGGATTATCTTGATCGTTCGTTCATGTTCCCCGAAGGTCCGAACCTGATCTTGGACGATGGTGGTGATGCGACACTGTACGTCCTGCTGGGCGCGCGCGCCGAGGCGGGCGAAGATGTGATCGCGGTGCCGACCTCTGAAGAAGAGGAAGCCATCAAGGCGCAGATCAAAAAGCGGATGGCGGCCAGCCCCGGTTGGTTTACCAAGATGCGCGACCAGATTGTCGGTGTTTCCGAAGAGACAACAACAGGTGTTCACCGTCTTTATGAACTGGTGCGCGATGGCCAGCTGCCGTTCCCCGCAATCAACGTGAACGATTCCGTCACCAAGTCGAAGTTTGACAATAAATACGGTTGTAAGGAATCGCTGGTGGATGGCATCCGTCGCGCCACTGACACGATGATGGCAGGCAAGGTTGCCGTTGTCATGGGCTATGGTGACGTTGGTAAAGGCTGTGCGGCGTCACTGGTCGGTGCGGGCGCGCGTGTGATCGTGACCGAAGTTGATCCGATCTGCGCGCTGCAAGCGGCGATGGACGGTTTTCAGGTGACAACGCTTGAAGATGTGGTTGCCACGGCGGATATTTTCGTGACCACCACTGGCAATAAGGATGTGATCCGCATCGAGCATATGCGCGAGATGAAGGACATGGCGATTGTTGGCAACATCGGCCACTTCGACAATGAAATTCAGGTGGCCAGCCTGAAGAACCACAAATGGACCAACATCAAGGAACAGGTGGATATGATCGAGATGCCGAATGGCAACCGGTTGATCCTGCTGTCCGAGGGGCGTTTGTTGAACCTTGGCAATGCGACGGGCCACCCGTCGTTTGTGATGTCCGCATCTTTCACCAATCAGGTGTTGGCGCAGATCGAGCTGTGGACCAAGGGCGATGAGTACAAGAACGAGGTTTATATTCTGCCCAAGCATCTGGATGAAAAGGTTGCCCGCCTGCATCTGGACCGGATCGGTGTGAAACTGTCCACGCTGAATGCGGAACAGGCGGCCTATATTGGCGTTACACCGGAAGGTCCGTTCAAGCCGGAGCACTACCGTTACTAGGTTTCGTAGCGGCGATTACGCCGTTTGAGGAATTTGAAACGCCGGAGCATTTATGTGTTCCGGCGTTTTTCGTAGTGGGATCAACTGGTAAGGGGGGATACAAACCCTTCGCGGATCACGGCGCTGTCATAGGCTTTGCGCGCAAAGACCTCGCGCAGCATTGGTTCGAAATGTGCAAGCGTTTCAGTCTCATATGCCGGATCAAAAGACGCCTGATCCCAGCGTTCGCAAAACGCCGCACAGCTGTCGAAACAGGGGTGATCCCTGAATTTATCGCGGGCGTTTTCATCCCAGCCGTAGTGGTGTGCATAATAGATCATCTGGAAAATACCATGGTGTTCGACCACCCATGCCACATCCCAACGCACATAGGGGCGGATCACTTCGGCCGAGAAACGGTCGTGGTTCTGCGGGGCAAGCCCGTCGCCAATATCGTGCAATAATGCGCCAACGATCCAATCAATATCAGCCCCATCCCGCTGTGCCCGTGTTGCCGCTTGCAGACCGTGATCCAAACGGGTGATCTTGTACCCTTCGATTGAGGCCTGACCCTGGCGGCGTAATTCGTCGAGCACACGGTCCGCGGTCAATGCAACATAGGCGTGTTCCGAGTTTGCCAAGAGTTCATAATCGGCCTTGGTGCCGTCCTTCATCTGAGTAAAGCTGACGTTCTGTGCCATGCGCATCCTCCGATTTTGCATGTTGTGATCGTGGTTGGTTTTGCGAGGGGGAGCAACAGGGCAATTTCCCCTTTGTCCCTGCAAAATTAACGAATAGTGTCGGTTTTAAGGCCGGAATGGCCGATCATGTAACCAAAGTTGGGAGAAATTTATGGGCAAACGGGATGAGTGGATCGCAAAATATGCGGACGATCTGAAGAACAAATGCGGCATTACGCCGGATATGGATCTTTTGACGAAGGTGACGATTGGCTGTGGCCCGTCGATCTATAATGCAGATGCCCAGACTGTTGCCGCCGGTCAGGCAAGCGAGCTTGAGACCGTCAAAAACAATTTCCTGATCAAGAAGCTCGGCCTGCCCGATGGTCCGAACCTGATGGAAGAGATCAACAAGGCGATTGAGACTTATGGCAAATCAGAGCGCAATAAATACCGCGCTGTTGTTTATTACATGCTGACAAAACAGCTGGGTAAAGAAGCCGTCTACGGCTAAGGCCCATACCGAAGAACAGCTAATGCGCCCGCGGTTTAGACAGCGGGCGTTTAGCATTTGAAAAGTAATTTAGATATCAATTGCTTGGCTTAGACCGGGCGTTTTGCTAGACATTGTTCAACGGCTAGGATGGCCAGAACATATTTCGATACGTGTGTGGGTAGTGGAGCACGCGGGGTGAGAAAGGGTTCTGGTGATCATGCCGGAACCCTTTTTTCCGCGCTTCTAGATCGCCCCTTCTTAAACATAAACCGCTTGTTCGCGGCCTCTCTCTTTGATCGAACGCGAAAAGCGACGTTTGCTGCTTCAGGTAAAGGTGGAGCGCCTTAGAACAGGGTCAGGACCAGACCCATAAGCGCGCAGCCGAATGTTGCATAGCCGCCGTCAATCAGGGTCAGCCGGAAAGGTCGGCCACCATAGCCATTGTTGATCATGATCCAAGGGCTGATGAAAAACAGGCCGATGCCCAGACCGGAAATCAGCCCTTTGCCGGCAGTATCAATTTGCGACAGGGCAAATGTGTGGCGCATCATGCCGGCGACAAGAACCATCGCAACAGCGGCCATGATGAAGGGCAACGGTGATTTATCCACGGGCTTTCCATCTGCATCGACCTGAATACCGGTCGCTGCAACCCATGGTTTGGCAAGCATCATATACCAGATGGCCCCAAACCCAAACCCGGCCGCTGCGGCGACGATGACTGCTACAAGTTCCATATCAACCTCCGACATTTGTGTACGGGGTAGTATGCGCAGGCTTGGCGCATTTGGCTATGGTTTCGTCTGGCCCATGGTGCAAACCAACTGCCATTCAGCATCGGTGACAGGTTGAACTGACAGGCGGGAGTTGCGCACAAGGACCATATCGGCAAGCCGTTCCTCGGCTTTGATCTGATCCAGCGTGACGGGTTTGACAAAGGGGCGCACGGCCTGAATATCGACGCATTCCCAACGGGGATCATCGGTTGTGCTGTCAGGATGTGCCTCTGCAATGACCTTGACGATGCCGACCACGGATTTCTCTTTCATCGAATGATAAAAGAACCCCAGATCGCCGATTTTCATCTCGCGCATGAAATTGCGGGCCTGATAGTTGCGCACGCCATCCCATTCCTCGCCAGCTTCGCCTTTGGCCAGCTGATCGTCCCAACCCCATGTGTTAGGCTCTGATTTGAACAGCCAATAGGCCATTATCCCACCACCTTGACCCATTCGCGCAGGGTCACGCTCTGGAACAATCCGGCTTTTGCGTAGGGGTCATTTGCGGCCCAGCTTTCAGCGGCAGCAAGATCAGGCACATCCAGCACGATCATGGAGCCGCACATTTCGCCCTGAGTGTCTTTCATCGGCCCGGCGAGGGTCACGCATCCGGTGGATTCAATATAGGCAAGATGCGCCTCGCGGTTTTCCTTGCGCACCGGTAGGGCACCGGATTTGTCATGGGCCATCAAACAGACAAGCATTTCATTCTTCCTTTAACGGGCGCGCCAAGAGGCCACGCATTGCGGTTGCTACATCTAGCCTGTTCTCAAGCAAGCCTGCAACGGCTGCAGTGATCGGCAGATCAAGTGCGTTGTCCTGTGCCAACTGATGCACAGCCTGCGCGGTGGCGGCCCCTTCGACGGTGGTGCTTGGGTCAAATGGGGTGCCCTGGCCCATAGACATGCCAAGACTGTAGTTGCGCGACTGCTGGGATGTACAGGTCAGGGTCAGATCGCCAAAACCGGACAGGCCAGCCAGGGTTTGCGGGTCAGCGCGCAAATGGGCAGCCAGTCGCTGCATCTCGGCAAAGCCACGTGTCATCAATGCGGCACGTGCGCTTTCACCCAGACCAGCCCCCATCGCGGTGCCACAGGCAATTGCGATGACGTTTTTCAACGCGCCGCCCAGTTCGGCGCCGCTGGTGTCGGTGGTGCGATAGAGCCGCAGATTTGCCGTGCTTAGTCTCTGCTGAAGGTGTTTTCCGATCTCATCATCGGTGCAGGCAAGGGTAAGGGCGGTTGGCAGCCCCCGTGCAATGTCACGTGCAAAGCTGGGACCGGTCAGAATGGCGGGCACGGCGGTTGGGATCACGTCAGCGATGACGGAAACCGGGCCGGTGCCGGTGGAGATTTCGATGCCCTTGCAACAGGCCACAAGAGATTTTCCGGCCAGTGCTGTTGCATTGGCATTGAGAAACCCGCGCAGTTTCTGGGTAGGCACAGCGATCAACAGAGTGTCGGCGGTGGTGGCATATGCCAGATCATCCGTTACGAACAGCGCATCGGGGAAAGGGCAGCCCGCCAGCCGCGCAGTATTTTCACGCTGCTTGGCCATGTCGCCTGCGTCACGCGCCCAAAGGGTGACGGGACCGTTTCGAGACAGTGAAATTGCCAGCGCCGTGCCAAAGGCCCCTGCGCCCAGAACCGCGACGCTCACGCTTTGGCCCCCTTTTTGCCACTGCCCAACATGCCGGGCTGTGAGGTATCCAAGGGCCAGCGCGGACGGGCGGACAGGGTCAGGTCGTCATATGGGCGATGGCGCGATTGCTCTGCACCGGCATAGGCGATCATGGCGGCATTATCGGTGCAAAGGGCAAGGGGTGGGGCGATAAAGCTTGTCTCAAATTCAGCTGAAACAGTCTCTAACTCGGCGCGAATGGCCTGATTTGCAGCAACGCCACCAGCAACGCACAGGGTACGGGAGGCACCATCAGGGTAGGTTGCCAATGCGCGGCGGGTCTTTTCTGCAAGCACGTCAACCACGGCCGCTTGAAAGCCAGCGGCAAGGTCGGCCTGATCCTGCGGAGTCAGCCCGCCCTTGTCGGCAACCACAGCATCACGGGCGCGCAGCACAGCGGTTTTTAACCCGGAGAAAGACATGTCGCAGCCGGGACGATCCAACAGCGGGCGGGGCAGGGCAAAGCGTTTGGGGTCACCGGATTTGGCTGCGGTTTCGATCGAGGGGCCGCCGGGTTGGGGCAGGCTGATCAGGCGGGCGACCTTGTCAAACGCCTCGCCCGGGGCGTCGTCGATTGTCCCGCCCAGGCGTTTGAAGTCAACCGGCCCATGGACCATCAGGAACTGGCAATGCCCGCCAGAGACCAGCAACATCAGATAGGGGTAGGGCACATCATCGGTCAGGCGCGGCGTTAGGGCATGACCGGCAAGATGGTTCACACCGAACAGCGGTTTACCCGTGGCAAGGGACAGGCCCTTGGCGCACATCACGCCGGACACCACACCACCAATCAGGCCGGGACCTGCGGTGACGGCGATCAAATCAATCTCCGCCAAGGTTGTTTTGGCCTGTGTTAGAGCCTGTTCTACACAGAAATCCAGTTTCTCTGCATGGGCGCGGGCGGCGATCTCTGGCACGACACCACCAAAGGCGGCATGCAGGTCGACCTGTCCGTCTACAACAGAAGAGAGCACCGTTGCGCGGCCCGAGGCGGGCAGATGTACAACAGCGGCTGCGGTATCGTCGCAGCTGCTTTCCAATCCCAGAACTGTAAGTGCGGTTGGCATGGCGGCTTTCCGTTGCAAGGGGGGTATCCCGCAGGTATCACCACAGGGGATGGCAAACAATGCTTGGACCTCAAATGTATAAGCGCGCGCTGCTTTTGACGCGGCCGGATGACAGTGCCGCGCGGTTTGTCGCGCGGCTGTCTGACTGTGCCATGCAGAGTGTGACTACCTGCTTTTCCCCTTTGTTAGAGATTGTTTCGACGGGAGAAACCGCTGATCTGACGCAGGTTGACGCTGTGATCTTCACCTCTGCGCGGGCAGTGGAATTCGTGCCGGCCGTATCACAGATTGCCGCATTTTGCGTTGGTGTGCAGACAGCCGAAGCGGCGCGGTCAAACGGTTGGGATGTGAAACTGGTGGCGCAGACGGCGGATGCTTTGGTGGCATCCATGCGCGCCGCAAAAGTCAAAGGACGGTTGCTGCATCTGGCGGGGGTGCATCGGCGGGGACAAATCGCCGCACGCCTGGGCGAAACCGGCA
This DNA window, taken from Sulfitobacter pacificus, encodes the following:
- a CDS encoding NAD(P)H-dependent glycerol-3-phosphate dehydrogenase, with translation MSVAVLGAGAFGTALAISLSRNGPVTLWARDAGDMAKQRENTARLAGCPFPDALFVTDDLAYATTADTLLIAVPTQKLRGFLNANATALAGKSLVACCKGIEISTGTGPVSVIADVIPTAVPAILTGPSFARDIARGLPTALTLACTDDEIGKHLQQRLSTANLRLYRTTDTSGAELGGALKNVIAIACGTAMGAGLGESARAALMTRGFAEMQRLAAHLRADPQTLAGLSGFGDLTLTCTSQQSRNYSLGMSMGQGTPFDPSTTVEGAATAQAVHQLAQDNALDLPITAAVAGLLENRLDVATAMRGLLARPLKEE
- a CDS encoding uroporphyrinogen-III synthase, which translates into the protein MYKRALLLTRPDDSAARFVARLSDCAMQSVTTCFSPLLEIVSTGETADLTQVDAVIFTSARAVEFVPAVSQIAAFCVGVQTAEAARSNGWDVKLVAQTADALVASMRAAKVKGRLLHLAGVHRRGQIAARLGETGSLVEVVPLYEQRLLPLSDAAKDLLSGEIAVVVPLFSPRTAAQFVDQAPELGRVVVAAISPAVAQVFESGSVKAMHIAEAPTGDDMARLVEMLLCHDRLP
- the tsaD gene encoding tRNA (adenosine(37)-N6)-threonylcarbamoyltransferase complex transferase subunit TsaD, producing MPTALTVLGLESSCDDTAAAVVHLPASGRATVLSSVVDGQVDLHAAFGGVVPEIAARAHAEKLDFCVEQALTQAKTTLAEIDLIAVTAGPGLIGGVVSGVMCAKGLSLATGKPLFGVNHLAGHALTPRLTDDVPYPYLMLLVSGGHCQFLMVHGPVDFKRLGGTIDDAPGEAFDKVARLISLPQPGGPSIETAAKSGDPKRFALPRPLLDRPGCDMSFSGLKTAVLRARDAVVADKGGLTPQDQADLAAGFQAAVVDVLAEKTRRALATYPDGASRTLCVAGGVAANQAIRAELETVSAEFETSFIAPPLALCTDNAAMIAYAGAEQSRHRPYDDLTLSARPRWPLDTSQPGMLGSGKKGAKA